The Oryzias latipes chromosome 1, ASM223467v1 genome contains a region encoding:
- the LOC101175372 gene encoding THO complex subunit 4: protein MADKMSMSLDDIIKMNKREGRGGGGSSGRERGSGRAGGSSRPPGRGRQSNFSRERTNRPAPYTRPRELPDKWQHDMFEEHSRGPRAQSPEADDSFGGSSSKLLISNLDFGVSDSDIKDLFEEFGTLKKASIHYDRSGRSKGVAEVHFVNKADALKAMKHYNGVPLDGHPMKIQQVASDVGTQSSNKGFDRSRLGQPRFERRPRGGSSGFRGGGSSGFRGRGRGGGNKPPVTAEELDAQLDAYNAQCQMDTN, encoded by the exons ATGGCCGATAAGATGAGCATGTCTCTGGACGACAttatcaaaatgaataaaagagaaGGCcgcggaggaggaggatcgtCCGGACGGGAGAGGGGATCCGGTCGAGCCGGTGGATCGTCGCGGCCGCCGGGTCGCGGTCGACAAAGTAACTTCAGCCGCGAGAGGACCAACAGACCCGCACCGTACACCAGG CCGAGGGAGTTGCCGGACAAGTGGCAGCACGACATGTTTGAGGAGCATTCTCGTGGGCCGAGGGCCCAGAGTCCAGAGGCAGACGACAGCTTTgggggcagcagcagcaagctgCTCATCTCTAACCTCGATTTTGGAGTTTCTGATTCAGACATAAAG GACCTCTTTGAAGAGTTTGGAACTTTAAAGAAGGCATCGATACACTACGATCGCTCTGGTCGTAGTAAAGGAGTCGCTGAAGTTCACTTTGTAAATAAAGCAGATGCCCTCAAAGCGATGAAGCACTACAACGGCGTCCCGCTCGACG GTCACCCCATGAAAATCCAGCAGGTGGCCTCAGACGTCGGCACGCAGAG CTCAAACAAAGGCTTCGACCGAAGCCGGCTGGGCCAGCCCCGCTTTGAACGGCGGCCAAGGGGGGGCAGCTCTGGTTTCAGAGGGGGGGGCAGCTCAGGCTTCAGAGGCCGGGGCAGAGGCGGTGGAAACAAACCCCCGGTGACGGCAGAGGAGCTGGACGCTCAGCTGGATGCTTACAACGCTCAG TGCCAGATGGACACCAATTAA